TTATTTTTCGTTAAAACTTGACTGATATTTTTATTTTTTAGTTATAATTTTCATTTAAAGGTTTTTTATGTTTTATTTAGAAACTCAATTAGAAGCGATTATGCTTTGGTCTATCACTTTACTTGCGGTTTTAAATCCTTTTGGAAATTTAACTCAATTTCTTGCTATGTGTGAAAACTTACCTACAAATTTGCGTCAGAAGCTTTTTAGAAATATTCTTTACACCGCTTGCATTATTGTTTTGATTTTTCTTATTTCTGGTCCTTATATCATGAAGTATATGTTTAGGATAGGACTTGATGATTTAAGGATAGCAGGTGGGCTTATTTTGGTGATTATGGCGATAAAAAATCTTTTATTTCAAGCTTCACAGGTAACTAAAACCTTTGATGGTTATCAGAGTTTAAGTGAAAAAGAATTGCTTAAACATTCTATCGTTCCTATGGCTTTTCCTATGCTTGTAGGACCTGGGACTTTATCAACTGTGATTGTGATATCTGAAGATAGTGGGATGCAAATAGCTATTGGTGCTGTGATTGCGGCTTTTGCTTTTATGTTTATTTTATTTCATTTTGCTGCTACGGTTGAAAAAGTTGTAGGGAAATTAATCTTACATGTATTTTCAAGAATTTCGCAAGTTTTTATCGTAGCTATGGGGGTTAAAATGATTATTGTGGGGATTATTAATATTTTTGCTAAATAAATTAAAATTCATTATTTTTTAACTGTGTTTTTATTTTAATTTGTAGTAGAGTTAATATAAAAATTATGAAATTTGTAAAATTTTAAGGTGGAAATCACCTTAAAATTTTTTAGAAGTATTTTCCGGCACTAAAATAAATTCTAGCTCTTGGTTTGCCATCTTTTACACCCAAGTCTTTATCTTCATAAGTGTGTAAAGCTCTAGCGGCATCAAGTTTGGCATAAAAGCTTCCCGGTTTGATGTATAAAAGCTCAAGTCCAAAAGCATCCATAAACAAATCATCTCCATATGCGTGTTTATTAAACCAAGCATAGCCTATATCATAAAATGGAGTGATATAAAAATTTGGTATAGGCGAAGTAAAACGCAAGCCAAAATTTCCAATGATAGCATTATCTCTATCGGCTTCACCGTTTCTATAAGCTCTTACTCCATAAGGTCCACCTAAAGACATAGTTTCTGAAGAGTCAAGTTTGGCGCCATTGATAACTTGTTGGTAAGAAATGGTGGCTACATGGGTAAGTAAAGGGTGGAAAAAATAAGAGTTATTGATATTAACATTAAGTTTTGCAAATTGTCCTAAAAATCTTTGTTGTTGATTTGCATATCTTACATTATCATTGTCACCTATTACAGTTCCGTGAGTGATGATAGCACTATAAGAAAAATTATTATTGCTTAAGCCGTTATAAGTTCCTTCTATACCAAATTTATAAGCAAAACTGTGTTTAAAAGTGTCATTTGGCCAAAATCCCCAAATCATCATATAGTCTTTTAAATCCCTATAAGCAAAACCACTGGTTAGATATAAAGATGCTGTTGTGGTTAAAAATACAGGATAAGAAACATTAACTGTTAAATCTTTTGAAGTTCCAGAAATTCCCATATCTTCAAGTTCTCCACCCAAAGCATAACTTCCTTGAGAATAACCTGTGGTAACTTTAAAATTTCCATAAAAAGTTGTATAGCTGATGCCATAGTTGGTTTGTTGCTCATCGCTTCTTTGCAAGAAAACGCTTCCGCTATCACCTTGTCTTGCGACATTGTTGAAAGTTACATTGATACCTCCGCGGTATATCCCCGCACCTTGTGAGCCATAGTTATCGCCATAAACCATAGCACTTACTTTTTGAGTTTGCTCTACATTGATAACAATATCAGTTTCTCCGTAATTTTCACCCGCTTGAAGTGCAGCTAAAGCTTCTACTCCATACATTTCATTTACTCTATAAACAGAATCTTCTATGGTTTTTATGGTAATGATTTTACCTTTTAGTTTTTGATTTAATTTACTTTCTATAGCATAGTCTCTTGTACCGGTTTGATTATTAATAATGTATTTTCCTAAAACTCCTAAAGCGATATTTACTTGAATACTGTCTGTTAGCTCTTGTTGTGGAACATAAGCAGTTGCTGATGGATAGCCATTGATTTGAAAAAAGTAGGAAATGATGTTTGAAATATCTTGAAGATCTTTAATTTCAAACTTTTTTGTTCTAAAGTCTATTAATAATTCTTGGAGTTCTTCTTCGCTTACTTTTAGACTTTCAAAAGTTTCTCCTTCATTGTCGATATGAAATTTATATTTTGTTATTATTGGTTTTTGATTTTGACTACTGGGAGTTTTGGTTTGATTATTTTCTTGATTTTTAATAGGGGCATTTTTTGTTTTTAAGGTGTTATTTAAGTTTTTATTTTGTGGGACATTTTTATAAGGAGAATTCTCTATCATATCGCTATATTCGCGGTCGATTGAGTAATCATTTGCATTTGCAACAAATTTAGAAATATCCATTTCGCTTTGTTCTTGCGATGCTTGCGCAAATAAACAATTGCCGAGCAATATAGGGATAATTAATAGTTTTTTCATTTCTTACAACCTTTTCAAATTAAATTTTAACTAATAAACAACAAAGCTAATATTATATCATATAAAATAAATATTTATTATTTTTTTTAAAATATTTATAAAATATTAGAAAAGTTATTTACTTTTCTAATATCTATAATTTTTTAGATGATATTCATATAAATGATCGTGCCATTTTCATTAGTTTCAAGTGTATATTTGAGCTTGTTTAATTTTTTATTGCTCAAATTAGGAATCATCTTAGTGCTAAATTGTTTAGTATTTTTACTCATTGTAGTAAGTAAACTTTTTAGATTATTTATATCCAAAGCCCTACCTTCAATATCTGTAAAACCAGCTTTACTTTCGATGATTTTGATTTTTGTACCTTTTTTGACATTAAAATTATCTTTGGTATACAAATTTAATGCACCTTGACTAGATAAATTTAAGGCTGTAGAGTTTGAAACTATCATTGCTTTATTTATATCAATATCTTTAGAAAGAATGAAGGTATAATGTTCGAAATTATTTATAGTATTAGCCACTACATTAGAATCAACAATGAAATGATTACCTTTTGTGAAAGCACTTGATGATGGAGTGATTGCAGAAGTGTAATTTTCAGTGTTTTCGCTCTCTGTTACAGTTTGATTGAAACTTCCGCTAATGTTATTGATAATAGTGCCTTGAAAGATATTATGAGTTCCACCCATGTATAAGGTATTATCACTTGAAGAATTTGCATTTGTTCGTGTTAGGTGAGCAGATGGAGCGATGTAAATTTGGCTATTATTGTGATATTCATCAATATTTAAATTGGTAATGGCAAGTATATTATCATGACTTTTTTCACCAAGTCCTGCAGTTATCACAATAATACCTTCTCTTTTGTCTGATGCTGTTCCTAAGGTAATATTATTAAGATACATTTTATTATACATAACTTCTTTATCTCCGCGAATAACATAAATGTTTTCTCTTGCTGCAGAAGAATAATCTTTGAGATTGACAAGATTGTTATTAGAAAGTTCATTTGCTCTAATGGATACTTTTGAGGCAATGAAGGTAGAACTAATTGAGCTTATGCTTTGAACGCCATTGTAATTAATAGCATTGTTTGTTAGAGTTTGTGCTTCAATTACTGAATTTAATGCTTTAGAGGATTTTACATCTCGCAAAACAATGCTGTTTGAATCTGCACTATCTGCGTAATATTTTTGGTTTTGCATCATCCTTTTTTCAACTGCATAAATATAAAACGGAAGTGCTGTATTGATATTTGAAATATTTATTTTGTTGTTATTTGCTTGACCTTGTTTGGTATTAGCGGCTACAAGTTGAATTCTATCTTGGTGATTTTCGGGCATATCCTCTGAAGTGAGATTATGTCTTATGTTGATAGAATTACCACTTGCTCCTTTTGTGGCATATCCACCATATAAAGTGAATTCATTTTTTCCTAAGAAATTTTCGTGAGCTTTGATGGAGTGTTGAAGATTGGCTTCTATGGTATTATTATTAGCTTCACCATCAATGGCATAACCTCCGTAAAATTCAACCAATCCTGAAACTTTGACAGATGCATTAAGTGCAAGGATGGTTTGCAAATCATTAATGATGATTTTATTTCCTATGGCATTTCCACGACTAGTTCTACCACCCCAAAATATTTCATTTGCTATTGCATCATAGGCTAGGGGAGTTCCTGAACTATCTACCCTTAGGTCAAGGTTTAAGCTATTGATTTCTATGGTGTTATTTATAGCATTGCAAGGTTTTAATTTACCTGTGCAAATTCCACCAACAATATGTGCAGCTGCGAGAGTTGAATAAGCAAATGCAGGACCATGAACATTGATTTTGGAGCCATTAAAAGTAACTTTGTTATTTTTTACATCAGAATTATAAGAAAGCCCACCTATAATATGCATTATTCTTTCATCGTATTTTCTTATATTATTAATTTGCGTGAATTTACTAGCATGAAAATCAATGGCAGAATCTTTTTGAAAAATGACTTTATTGTTATGTACTTCTCCGGCTAAAGATATGCCACCTACTACATAAGGTGCACCATTAAGTGGTAAGGCATAGGTATTTTCAACCCCCATATTAATATAGCCATTTTCTTTAATTTCAATGGTATTATCATAAGATTCCCCTTTTTTTGTAAATCCTGCAGTGATGAGATAATCAAATCTATCATCATTTTCTGTACGAGCTGGAGTAGGAACTTCTTTATCCGTTGGTTTTAGAAAATATACAGAACTAAGTTCCCCATCAGCTATAATAAGATTATTAGAATACACATCTCCCCCATTAGAAAATGCACTTACTAAAAAAGGTATATAAACGGCTTTTTGCACTCGTGTAAATTCTGTTCCTTCTTCAATATTATTCCCATCTGGAGATATTTTTTCATCTGTAAAATCGGGATTAAGAATTTCTAGTTTATAAGGAAGATCTTTTGTTGTATATCCTGGAGTTTTTGGATTATTATAAATTAAAGTGATATCGTTAATCTTTCCATTGCTTTTTATACCATAATAATTTTTTCCATTTAAGCGATTGAAAGTATTGGTATTTTCATTATATACTTGTTCATTGGTGTATTTATGTTTTGGAATTATATAGGTGTTTTGTTCTTGTAAAATTCCTTGTTCAGCAGCATTTGCTTGAGATAAAAAGAAAACTGTAGGTAGAGATAAAGACAAGAAAATTTTGCCAACTTTATTTCTTTTCATTGATTTGCTCCTTTTGAAAATAAAATTCTTTAATTTTAAGATAAGTGTTGTTAAATATAACTTAATAAATAATAAACATTAATTATTATTTATTAATATAATCTAATATTTAATAATATTTTTAAAAGAGTTAAAATCAGTATTTTGGCAAACTTTTTGTTGTAAAAGAGTTAAAAATTTGGCTCGTGAAATGTTTTTAGCACCCATAAATTCAAGATGGGGATTATAAACTTGACAATCAATAATAAAATCATAAGGTTTTAAAAATTCACAAAGTTTAATGAGTGCGATTTTGGAAACATTGGGTTTTAAGCTTACCATGCTTTCACCGAAAAATACTTTGCCTATTATTAAACCATAAATTCCACCTATTAACTCATTTTCATCATAAATTTCAAGGCTGTGAGCGATATTTTTTTCAAAAAGTTCGGTATAGATTTGGATAAAATCTTCATTAATCCAAGTTTTTTCTCGGTTTTTTCCACAAAGTTTTATCAAGGAATTAAAATTTGTAT
This genomic interval from Campylobacter sp. CCS1377 contains the following:
- a CDS encoding MarC family protein; translated protein: MFYLETQLEAIMLWSITLLAVLNPFGNLTQFLAMCENLPTNLRQKLFRNILYTACIIVLIFLISGPYIMKYMFRIGLDDLRIAGGLILVIMAIKNLLFQASQVTKTFDGYQSLSEKELLKHSIVPMAFPMLVGPGTLSTVIVISEDSGMQIAIGAVIAAFAFMFILFHFAATVEKVVGKLILHVFSRISQVFIVAMGVKMIIVGIINIFAK
- a CDS encoding ShlB/FhaC/HecB family hemolysin secretion/activation protein, which translates into the protein MKKLLIIPILLGNCLFAQASQEQSEMDISKFVANANDYSIDREYSDMIENSPYKNVPQNKNLNNTLKTKNAPIKNQENNQTKTPSSQNQKPIITKYKFHIDNEGETFESLKVSEEELQELLIDFRTKKFEIKDLQDISNIISYFFQINGYPSATAYVPQQELTDSIQVNIALGVLGKYIINNQTGTRDYAIESKLNQKLKGKIITIKTIEDSVYRVNEMYGVEALAALQAGENYGETDIVINVEQTQKVSAMVYGDNYGSQGAGIYRGGINVTFNNVARQGDSGSVFLQRSDEQQTNYGISYTTFYGNFKVTTGYSQGSYALGGELEDMGISGTSKDLTVNVSYPVFLTTTASLYLTSGFAYRDLKDYMMIWGFWPNDTFKHSFAYKFGIEGTYNGLSNNNFSYSAIITHGTVIGDNDNVRYANQQQRFLGQFAKLNVNINNSYFFHPLLTHVATISYQQVINGAKLDSSETMSLGGPYGVRAYRNGEADRDNAIIGNFGLRFTSPIPNFYITPFYDIGYAWFNKHAYGDDLFMDAFGLELLYIKPGSFYAKLDAARALHTYEDKDLGVKDGKPRARIYFSAGKYF
- the aat gene encoding leucyl/phenylalanyl-tRNA--protein transferase → MKPSNLYTELLNAPKNAPVFLSQKFELDFLVKAYTFGLFPWTSKPITWWCPDPRCVLFPNEIYIQKSMKRFLNRYTIKLDTNFNSLIKLCGKNREKTWINEDFIQIYTELFEKNIAHSLEIYDENELIGGIYGLIIGKVFFGESMVSLKPNVSKIALIKLCEFLKPYDFIIDCQVYNPHLEFMGAKNISRAKFLTLLQQKVCQNTDFNSFKNIIKY